One window of Nitratidesulfovibrio sp. genomic DNA carries:
- a CDS encoding HD domain-containing protein, which yields MTACNPQLNLQGRGRLKRIVDFLNEAGMLRLTPRTGYQFLGTGNENVAEHSFRTAIIGYVLARMAGADPSRTAMLCLFHDFHEARIGDFNYVNRIYNTSKPRDAVVHAAEGTGLEVDMLEFWDDLEASQTPEAQLAHDADQLDLILNLKRELDLGNKYAGKWMESALERLRTEEGRELAKTIAETDHTDWWFLGPDRAWWERKNGKE from the coding sequence ATGACCGCCTGCAATCCCCAGTTGAACCTTCAGGGGCGCGGCCGCCTGAAGCGCATCGTCGATTTTCTGAACGAGGCGGGCATGCTGCGCCTCACGCCGCGTACCGGCTACCAGTTTCTCGGCACCGGCAACGAGAACGTGGCCGAACATTCCTTCCGCACCGCCATCATCGGCTACGTGCTGGCCCGCATGGCCGGGGCCGATCCTTCCCGTACCGCCATGCTGTGCCTGTTCCACGACTTCCACGAGGCGCGCATCGGCGACTTCAACTACGTCAACCGCATCTACAATACCTCGAAGCCGCGCGATGCAGTGGTGCACGCCGCCGAAGGCACCGGCCTTGAGGTGGACATGCTGGAGTTCTGGGACGACCTGGAAGCCTCGCAGACCCCCGAGGCGCAACTGGCCCACGACGCGGACCAGCTGGACCTGATCCTGAACCTGAAGCGCGAACTGGACCTGGGCAACAAGTACGCGGGCAAGTGGATGGAAAGCGCGCTGGAGAGGCTGCGCACCGAGGAAGGCCGCGAACTTGCCAAGACCATTGCCGAAACCGACCACACCGACTGGTGGTTTCTGGGGCCGGACCGGGCGTGGTGGGAGAGGAAGAACGGGAAGGAGTGA
- a CDS encoding DUF2238 domain-containing protein, translating into MVTPAAHSPEMPAVSSRLPEVLAAVFVAVFVVLGIAPYDRTVWYMEVTPVITIFLLLAGTARRFRFSGAAYLLMAVWLFWHTVGGHYTFERVPFGVITDAFGFARNHFDRVGHFSVGFYAYAFAELLTRRRLAGPVVSLLFGLFAVMAVAAGWEILEWLVADAEGGEAGLAFLGSQGDVWDAQKDMLADTLGAVFALVLFRLCGRRWGSMDPV; encoded by the coding sequence ATGGTCACACCCGCCGCGCATTCCCCCGAGATGCCTGCCGTTTCATCACGCCTGCCGGAAGTGCTGGCCGCCGTGTTCGTGGCGGTGTTCGTGGTGCTGGGCATTGCGCCGTACGACCGCACGGTGTGGTACATGGAGGTCACGCCGGTCATCACCATCTTTCTGCTGCTGGCGGGCACGGCGCGCAGATTCCGGTTCAGCGGGGCGGCCTACCTGCTCATGGCGGTGTGGCTGTTCTGGCACACCGTGGGCGGGCACTACACCTTCGAGCGGGTGCCCTTTGGCGTCATTACCGACGCCTTCGGCTTTGCGCGCAACCACTTTGACCGGGTGGGGCATTTCAGCGTGGGCTTTTATGCCTATGCTTTCGCGGAGTTGCTGACGCGTCGCCGCCTGGCCGGGCCGGTGGTTTCGTTGCTGTTCGGACTGTTCGCGGTAATGGCCGTGGCCGCCGGGTGGGAAATTCTGGAATGGCTGGTGGCCGATGCCGAAGGCGGCGAGGCGGGGCTGGCCTTTCTGGGCAGTCAGGGCGACGTGTGGGACGCCCAGAAGGACATGCTGGCCGATACGCTGGGGGCCGTGTTCGCGCTGGTGCTGTTCCGGCTGTGCGGCAGACGCTGGGGCAGCATGGACCCGGTGTAG
- a CDS encoding DUF1848 domain-containing protein, whose amino-acid sequence MNADREKNVQDSPDFQGRELTPGIISASRSTDIPAFYAEWFMRRLREGYVRWRNPFNQQDFRIDLRAAGGIVFWTKNAKPLLPYLEEIHDRGYDFYFQFTVNDYEAEGYEPRVPPLAERIETFAALSRRWGSERVVWRYDPICLAEGLDADGVMERIRRVGDALAPYTRQLVFSFVDVGAYAKVQRNVKRQQELLLREPSFDEQDRLGEMIAAYAASRQLTPATCGERRSFARYGIDPNKCVDGDLFARICRPGNVKLQRHLGIRLDQHVLGVPQRLETLLRKDKGQRTECGCVESKDIGMYNTCGHMCVYCYANTSVAVVEKNRARHQLDADGIIPLPERGETPEGDV is encoded by the coding sequence GTGAACGCTGACAGGGAGAAGAACGTGCAGGATTCCCCGGATTTTCAGGGGCGGGAACTGACGCCCGGAATCATTTCCGCCAGCCGGTCCACGGATATTCCGGCCTTTTACGCGGAATGGTTCATGCGTCGCCTGCGCGAAGGGTATGTGCGGTGGCGCAATCCCTTCAATCAGCAGGACTTCCGCATAGACCTGCGCGCGGCGGGCGGCATCGTGTTCTGGACCAAGAATGCGAAGCCGCTGCTGCCCTACCTGGAGGAAATCCACGACAGGGGGTACGACTTCTATTTCCAGTTCACGGTCAACGACTACGAGGCGGAAGGATACGAACCCCGCGTGCCGCCGCTGGCGGAGCGCATCGAGACGTTCGCGGCCCTGTCGCGCCGCTGGGGATCCGAGCGGGTGGTGTGGCGGTATGATCCCATCTGCCTTGCCGAAGGGCTGGACGCGGACGGGGTGATGGAACGCATCCGCCGCGTGGGGGATGCGCTGGCCCCGTACACGCGGCAACTGGTCTTCAGTTTTGTGGACGTGGGGGCCTATGCCAAGGTGCAGCGCAACGTCAAACGGCAGCAGGAACTGTTGCTGCGCGAGCCTTCGTTCGACGAGCAGGACCGGCTGGGGGAAATGATCGCGGCCTATGCTGCCTCTCGGCAGCTCACACCCGCGACGTGCGGCGAGCGCAGGTCGTTTGCGCGTTACGGCATCGATCCCAACAAGTGCGTGGACGGCGACCTCTTCGCGAGGATATGCCGTCCCGGCAACGTGAAGCTGCAACGGCATCTCGGCATCCGGCTTGACCAGCATGTGTTGGGCGTGCCGCAACGGCTGGAAACCCTGCTGCGCAAGGACAAGGGCCAGCGGACAGAATGTGGGTGCGTGGAAAGCAAGGATATCGGCATGTACAACACCTGCGGCCACATGTGCGTGTATTGCTACGCCAATACTTCCGTGGCCGTGGTGGAAAAGAACAGGGCCCGCCACCAGTTGGACGCGGACGGCATCATTCCGTTGCCGGAAAGGGGCGAAACCCCGGAAGGGGACGTCTAG
- a CDS encoding flagellin, with protein sequence MSLVINHNLMAMNAARNLSSSYGSLSTSVRRLSSGLRVGAASDDAAGLAIRELMRSDIAALNQGVRNANDAISLIQTADGALGVIDEKLIRMKELAEQAATGTYTSDQRLIIDSEYQAMASEITRIANSTDFNGIHLLNGNLSGATHDGSGLVSTGKLKVHFGSANDCSEDYYYIRIGTSTASALGVGSQAAEGKGKSISTQSAAQAALEGIENAIISKDKIRANLGALQNRLENTISNLQIQSENLQAAESRISDVDVSSEMTEFTRQQILTQAAVAMLSQANSLPRMAMQLLGG encoded by the coding sequence ATGTCTCTCGTTATCAATCACAACTTGATGGCAATGAATGCCGCCCGCAACCTCAGCTCGTCGTACGGCAGCCTGTCCACGTCCGTACGCCGACTGTCGTCGGGTCTTCGTGTTGGTGCCGCTTCTGACGACGCGGCCGGCCTGGCCATTCGCGAACTGATGCGTTCGGACATCGCCGCCCTGAACCAGGGTGTGCGTAACGCCAACGACGCCATCTCGCTGATCCAGACCGCCGACGGCGCCCTTGGCGTCATCGATGAAAAGCTGATCCGCATGAAGGAACTGGCCGAACAGGCCGCTACCGGTACCTACACCTCGGACCAGCGTCTCATCATCGATTCGGAATACCAGGCCATGGCCTCGGAAATCACCCGAATCGCCAACTCGACGGACTTCAACGGCATTCACCTGCTCAACGGCAACCTGTCCGGTGCCACCCACGACGGCTCCGGCCTCGTGTCCACCGGCAAGCTGAAGGTCCACTTCGGCTCGGCCAACGACTGCTCGGAAGACTACTACTACATCCGCATCGGCACCTCCACGGCGTCGGCGCTGGGCGTGGGCAGCCAGGCAGCGGAAGGCAAGGGCAAGTCGATCTCCACGCAGTCTGCCGCGCAGGCCGCCCTGGAAGGCATCGAGAACGCCATCATCTCGAAGGACAAGATTCGCGCGAACCTTGGTGCTCTCCAGAACCGTCTGGAAAACACCATCAGCAACCTGCAGATCCAGTCGGAAAACCTGCAGGCCGCCGAATCGCGGATTTCGGACGTGGACGTTTCGAGCGAAATGACCGAATTCACCCGTCAGCAGATCCTGACGCAGGCTGCCGTCGCCATGCTCTCGCAGGCCAACTCCCTGCCGCGTATGGCCATGCAGCTGCTGGGCGGCTAA
- the panB gene encoding 3-methyl-2-oxobutanoate hydroxymethyltransferase has protein sequence MSVHPAPERSAPGKQARRPVGTLDVRAAKGARRIAMLTAYDAPTAALVDGCDIDIILVGDSLGMVMLGRNDTLSVTMDEMVHHCRAVTGSVTRALVVADMPFLSYETSPADALRNAGRLFREGGVRAVKLEGAGPYLPQVRALVDAGIPVMGHIGLTPQRVAQLGGFKVQGKTADAARRLLDDALALEQAGCFSIVLECVPSPVAARITAALTIPTIGIGAGPDCDGQVLVLHDMLGLQDRMVPRFVKRYANLAGQVTDAVTAYKQEVESGAFPGPEHGFAMPDEELRQLGRDGTSSGKE, from the coding sequence ATGAGCGTTCATCCGGCACCGGAACGTTCCGCCCCCGGCAAGCAGGCACGTCGTCCCGTCGGCACGCTGGACGTGCGCGCCGCCAAGGGCGCGCGGCGAATCGCCATGCTCACCGCCTACGATGCCCCCACCGCCGCCCTGGTGGACGGCTGCGACATCGACATCATTCTGGTGGGTGACTCGCTGGGCATGGTCATGCTGGGCCGGAACGACACCCTGTCCGTGACCATGGACGAAATGGTGCACCACTGCCGCGCGGTGACCGGCAGCGTCACCCGCGCGCTGGTGGTGGCGGACATGCCCTTCCTTTCCTATGAAACGAGCCCGGCGGATGCATTGCGCAACGCCGGGCGTCTGTTCCGCGAAGGGGGCGTGCGCGCCGTGAAGCTGGAAGGCGCCGGACCATACCTGCCGCAGGTGCGCGCCCTGGTGGACGCGGGCATTCCGGTCATGGGGCACATCGGCCTCACCCCGCAACGGGTGGCGCAACTGGGCGGGTTCAAGGTGCAGGGCAAGACCGCCGACGCGGCCCGACGCCTGCTGGACGACGCCCTGGCCCTGGAGCAGGCGGGCTGCTTCTCCATCGTGCTGGAATGCGTGCCCTCGCCCGTGGCCGCGCGCATCACCGCCGCGCTGACCATCCCCACCATCGGCATCGGCGCCGGGCCGGACTGCGACGGGCAGGTGCTGGTGCTGCACGACATGCTGGGCCTGCAGGACCGCATGGTGCCCCGCTTCGTCAAGCGCTACGCCAACCTTGCCGGGCAGGTGACGGACGCCGTGACCGCCTACAAGCAGGAAGTGGAAAGCGGCGCCTTTCCCGGTCCGGAACACGGCTTTGCCATGCCCGACGAGGAACTGCGCCAACTGGGCAGGGACGGGACCTCCAGCGGAAAGGAATGA
- a CDS encoding AraC family transcriptional regulator — protein sequence MIEAIGVEKRNAVLKEKLLKWLPKQSRLETQIFGLALSRFDQETSAEKCFYHPIVALIVQGFKRSMIGNHDADYGERHSMVVGVDMPGIFHITHASQQNPFLSLSVRLDRRIISQLATEMPSIVTSDNKPANPVAISEASEELLEAFIRLVDLLDTPSRIPVFAPMILREIHFHLLSGSQGDCLRLFSTGGTQTSQIAQAITWLRENYTGRLHMEELARQVNMAPSTFNRHFKQVTSLSPLQFQKRLRLYEAERLMLLEGKDAGTAAVMVGYESGSQFNREYKRQFGAPPHRDVAQKRS from the coding sequence ATGATTGAAGCAATAGGCGTGGAAAAGCGAAATGCCGTTCTCAAAGAGAAACTGCTCAAGTGGCTCCCGAAACAGTCCCGACTGGAAACACAGATTTTCGGTTTGGCATTAAGCCGCTTTGACCAGGAAACTTCTGCGGAGAAATGCTTCTATCACCCCATCGTCGCGCTTATTGTCCAGGGATTCAAACGCTCCATGATCGGCAACCACGACGCAGATTATGGTGAGCGACATTCAATGGTTGTAGGCGTTGATATGCCGGGAATATTTCATATCACCCATGCGTCGCAGCAAAATCCTTTCCTCTCTCTGTCTGTAAGACTTGACAGACGCATCATTTCCCAATTGGCGACAGAGATGCCTTCAATAGTCACGTCAGACAACAAACCTGCAAATCCTGTAGCCATTTCCGAGGCCAGCGAAGAACTTCTCGAAGCATTCATACGGCTGGTCGATCTGCTGGACACACCGTCAAGAATACCTGTCTTTGCCCCCATGATCCTCCGCGAAATTCATTTCCACTTGCTTTCGGGCAGCCAGGGTGACTGCCTGCGGCTGTTCAGTACTGGCGGAACACAAACCAGCCAGATTGCCCAAGCCATCACCTGGCTGCGAGAAAACTACACAGGCCGCCTCCACATGGAAGAACTGGCCCGCCAGGTCAACATGGCCCCTTCGACATTCAACCGCCATTTCAAGCAGGTGACCAGCCTCAGCCCGCTCCAGTTCCAGAAACGCCTGCGCCTTTACGAAGCGGAGCGCCTTATGCTGCTTGAAGGAAAGGATGCCGGCACGGCGGCGGTCATGGTCGGCTATGAAAGCGGCTCACAATTCAACAGGGAATACAAGCGCCAGTTCGGAGCGCCACCCCACCGGGACGTGGCGCAGAAACGTTCCTAG
- a CDS encoding carboxymuconolactone decarboxylase family protein, producing the protein MPSRNAVPLLALCLIALFGIPAIAHAKNENHDNQLSNKQKSIIPIAAFTANGDTVKLKSALVHGLENGMTINEIKEVIVQMYAYAGFPRSLTGLDTFLAVLEDRKGRGIRDEIGKDATPLPAGASIRDLGTAVQTRIVGRPVRGPVYEFAPIIDTFLKEHLFGDIFGRDVLDLQERELATVAALASLPAEPQLRSHLNVCMNVGLTEPQMRAFVSILDAEVGKDEAERSERLLDAVLQSRQPSK; encoded by the coding sequence ATGCCAAGCAGAAACGCCGTGCCGCTATTGGCACTATGCCTCATCGCATTATTTGGAATCCCGGCAATAGCTCACGCCAAGAACGAAAACCACGACAACCAGTTGAGCAACAAGCAAAAGAGCATCATCCCCATTGCAGCCTTTACCGCAAATGGAGACACCGTAAAACTGAAGTCTGCCCTCGTTCATGGACTGGAAAACGGCATGACGATCAACGAGATCAAGGAAGTTATCGTCCAGATGTATGCATACGCGGGATTCCCTCGGAGCCTTACCGGTCTCGACACCTTCCTTGCCGTCCTGGAAGACCGGAAAGGACGAGGCATCAGGGACGAAATCGGCAAAGACGCCACCCCCTTGCCCGCCGGTGCAAGCATTCGCGACCTCGGCACGGCAGTCCAGACCAGGATTGTCGGCAGACCGGTCAGAGGCCCTGTCTACGAGTTCGCCCCCATCATCGATACGTTTTTGAAGGAGCACCTTTTCGGCGACATATTCGGGCGTGACGTCCTTGACCTCCAAGAAAGGGAACTGGCAACCGTGGCCGCCCTGGCCAGCCTTCCCGCCGAACCCCAGCTGCGCTCCCACCTGAACGTCTGCATGAATGTCGGCCTGACCGAACCCCAGATGAGGGCGTTCGTATCCATACTGGATGCAGAGGTCGGCAAGGATGAAGCCGAAAGGTCAGAGAGACTTCTGGATGCCGTCCTGCAAAGCAGGCAACCATCGAAATAG
- a CDS encoding alpha/beta hydrolase, giving the protein MKEMILTTLAMLSALAFASAANAAERNAFGLVYRGAITENAKNKVNIHPVTYTLNGLRIAANVYTPAGYDATRKYPAVVVAHPNGGVKEQVAGLYAQRLAENGYVTIAADASYQGASEGTPRNIDKPYYRTEDIHGMADYISSYPGVDANRLGALGICGGGGYTLHAAKSDKRFKAVATLSMFNSGQVRRNGYMNTMLDSVQPRLKAASDARAREIATGEISYSGNVDFDALTDESISKIPTDLYREGMIYYGQTHRHPNSTFRYTTSSLMELMSWDATDHLELINAPLLMMAGEKADSLYMTEEAFRKAVGTSDKELFKIPGATHIQTYHVPEYVALAVAKLKEFYGRNL; this is encoded by the coding sequence ATGAAAGAAATGATTCTGACAACCTTGGCCATGCTCTCTGCACTGGCCTTCGCCAGTGCCGCCAATGCTGCTGAACGGAATGCCTTTGGCCTTGTCTACAGGGGGGCCATTACGGAAAACGCCAAGAACAAGGTGAACATACACCCTGTAACCTACACCCTGAACGGCCTCAGGATTGCGGCCAACGTCTATACACCCGCCGGATATGACGCCACCCGCAAGTATCCTGCCGTGGTGGTGGCCCACCCCAATGGCGGCGTCAAGGAACAGGTGGCAGGCCTCTATGCCCAGCGACTGGCGGAAAACGGCTATGTCACCATCGCGGCGGATGCGTCCTACCAGGGAGCCAGCGAAGGCACGCCCAGAAACATCGACAAGCCCTATTACCGCACGGAAGACATCCACGGCATGGCCGACTACATCAGCAGCTATCCCGGCGTGGATGCCAATCGCCTTGGCGCGCTGGGGATTTGCGGCGGGGGCGGCTATACGCTGCATGCCGCCAAATCCGACAAGCGATTCAAGGCCGTGGCAACCCTGAGCATGTTCAACTCCGGCCAGGTGCGGCGCAACGGCTACATGAACACGATGCTTGATTCCGTGCAGCCCCGCCTGAAAGCGGCCTCTGACGCGCGCGCCAGGGAAATCGCCACCGGAGAAATCAGCTATTCCGGCAACGTCGACTTTGACGCCCTGACGGACGAAAGCATCAGCAAGATTCCCACCGACCTCTACCGCGAAGGCATGATCTACTACGGGCAGACGCACCGGCATCCCAACTCCACCTTCCGCTACACGACAAGCAGCCTTATGGAACTGATGAGCTGGGACGCCACCGACCATCTTGAACTGATCAATGCCCCGCTGTTGATGATGGCCGGCGAGAAAGCCGACTCGCTGTACATGACCGAAGAGGCATTCCGCAAAGCGGTGGGAACCAGCGACAAGGAACTCTTCAAGATTCCCGGGGCAACGCATATCCAGACCTACCATGTGCCGGAATATGTCGCCCTTGCCGTCGCCAAGCTCAAGGAATTCTACGGCAGAAACCTGTAA